Proteins from a single region of Pseudanabaena sp. PCC 6802:
- a CDS encoding EutN/CcmL family microcompartment protein, with protein MQIAKVRGTVVSTSKEPSLTGTKFLFLQLVDDRGQLLPEYEVAADTVGAGIDEWVLVSRGSAARQVRDSEKRPLDASVVAIIDTVNVDNYLLYSKYS; from the coding sequence ATGCAAATTGCCAAAGTTCGCGGCACGGTGGTGAGTACTTCCAAAGAGCCTAGCTTGACGGGAACGAAGTTTCTCTTTCTCCAACTTGTAGACGATCGGGGTCAACTCTTACCAGAGTATGAAGTGGCAGCGGATACAGTTGGTGCAGGTATAGATGAATGGGTACTGGTCAGTCGTGGTAGCGCTGCCCGTCAGGTGCGGGATAGTGAAAAACGTCCTCTGGATGCTTCAGTAGTGGCAATCATCGATACTGTGAATGTTGATAACTACCTGCTTTACAGTAAATATAGTTAA
- a CDS encoding carbon dioxide-concentrating mechanism protein CcmK, giving the protein MAIAVGMIETLGFPAVVEAADAMVKAARVTLVGYEKIGSGRVTVIVRGDVSEVQASVAAGTESVKRVNGGQVLSTHIIARPHENLEYVLPIRYTEEVEQFRDNVNAIRPMNRP; this is encoded by the coding sequence ATGGCGATCGCCGTTGGAATGATCGAAACCCTAGGTTTCCCCGCCGTCGTAGAAGCAGCGGATGCAATGGTAAAGGCTGCTCGTGTCACGCTGGTTGGCTACGAAAAGATTGGTAGCGGTCGCGTCACCGTAATCGTGCGCGGTGATGTTTCGGAAGTACAGGCTTCTGTTGCTGCTGGAACCGAATCCGTTAAGCGCGTTAATGGCGGTCAGGTGCTATCTACCCACATTATTGCGCGTCCTCACGAAAACCTCGAATACGTTCTACCGATTCGCTACACCGAAGAAGTCGAACAGTTTCGCGATAACGTGAACGCCATTCGTCCTATGAACAGACCATAG
- a CDS encoding carbon dioxide-concentrating mechanism protein CcmK, which produces MPIAVGMIETRGFPAIVEAADAMVKAARVTLVGYEKIGSARVTVIVRGDVSEVQASLAAGVESAKRVNGGEVVSTHIIARPHENLEYVLPIRYTKEVEQFSF; this is translated from the coding sequence ATGCCAATTGCAGTTGGAATGATTGAAACCAGGGGATTTCCTGCCATCGTAGAGGCAGCCGATGCCATGGTCAAAGCAGCCCGCGTCACCCTTGTGGGATATGAAAAAATCGGTAGCGCTCGCGTCACCGTAATCGTGCGCGGCGACGTGTCTGAAGTGCAAGCTTCTCTCGCTGCTGGCGTAGAATCAGCCAAGCGCGTTAATGGTGGTGAAGTAGTTTCTACTCACATCATTGCTCGCCCGCACGAGAACTTAGAGTACGTTCTACCAATTCGATATACCAAGGAAGTAGAACAGTTCTCGTTCTAG
- a CDS encoding carbonic anhydrase: MERIHGMLGRRSLMQIAVAGGLGVAIDALNSVSGSIPPAYAGETETIGPDAALKKLLEGNQRFMQQKREYPHQAQQRLQEVAQAQHPVVTVLSCADSRVPPELIFDQGIGDLFDVRIAGNIVTPESLGSVEYAAALLHTPLVLVLGHERCGAVTAAVQNGTLPGQIGTFVRAIAPAIARIKKESLDPVEDLVVANVRYQVEKLRQDSPLLVDLEKSGKLKIVGGRYDLDTGKVTLVT; encoded by the coding sequence ATGGAACGTATTCATGGAATGCTAGGTCGTCGCAGTCTCATGCAAATCGCCGTTGCGGGTGGATTGGGGGTTGCGATCGATGCTTTGAATAGTGTTTCTGGCTCTATCCCGCCTGCTTATGCAGGGGAAACCGAAACCATCGGTCCCGATGCTGCTCTCAAGAAATTGCTTGAGGGCAATCAGCGCTTTATGCAACAAAAGCGCGAGTATCCGCATCAAGCCCAACAGCGCCTGCAAGAGGTAGCCCAGGCACAGCATCCAGTCGTCACTGTCCTTAGCTGTGCGGATTCGCGCGTACCGCCGGAACTGATTTTTGACCAGGGGATTGGCGACCTGTTCGACGTGCGGATTGCGGGTAATATCGTGACGCCGGAATCCCTCGGCAGCGTGGAATACGCGGCAGCTTTGCTGCATACTCCCCTGGTTTTAGTATTAGGACACGAGCGATGCGGTGCGGTGACGGCAGCGGTGCAAAACGGCACTCTACCCGGTCAAATCGGTACTTTTGTACGGGCGATCGCCCCCGCGATCGCGAGAATAAAAAAGGAATCGCTCGATCCAGTCGAGGATTTAGTAGTGGCAAATGTCCGGTATCAAGTCGAGAAATTAAGACAAGATTCACCCCTACTAGTAGATCTAGAGAAATCCGGCAAGCTCAAAATCGTGGGAGGTCGCTACGACCTCGATACAGGCAAAGTTACACTTGTGACCTGA
- a CDS encoding P-II family nitrogen regulator, translating to MHAVKRLEIVSDSVELAKIVSALEKAGVSSYSVVRNVAGRLPGGMNSDDMAVTTLDSVYLLAFCLPDQVKPLVETIRPVLNKFGGACYVSDAMEVKSMRCVASL from the coding sequence ATGCATGCAGTCAAAAGATTAGAAATAGTCAGCGATTCTGTCGAACTGGCTAAAATTGTTTCCGCCTTAGAGAAGGCTGGCGTGAGTAGCTATAGCGTCGTGCGTAATGTGGCAGGCAGGCTGCCCGGTGGCATGAATTCCGACGATATGGCGGTCACGACCCTCGATAGCGTTTATCTACTGGCTTTTTGCTTGCCCGATCAAGTGAAACCCTTGGTGGAGACAATTAGACCCGTCCTCAACAAGTTTGGGGGGGCTTGCTATGTTTCTGATGCTATGGAAGTTAAATCAATGCGATGTGTGGCATCGCTGTAA
- a CDS encoding sodium-dependent bicarbonate transport family permease: protein MDVSLVMSNILSPPVLFFFLGMLAILLKSDLEIPQPLPKLFSLYLLFAIGFKGGSELAKSGVTQEVLLTLVAAILMACAVPVYTFFILRLKLDLYNAAAIAATYGSISAVTFITASSFLTELSIPFSGYMVAALALMESPAIIVGLLLVKVFANSKQENGEDGKDNGFSWSEVMQEAFLNSSVFLLVGSVIIGALTGQKGWKVEEPFVQGIFYGVLTFFLLDMGLVAARRIKDLKQTGVFLISFSVLVPIANAFIGILLAKVIGMSQGNALLFSVLCASASYIAVPAAMRMTLPEANPSLYVTAALALTFPFNIIVGIPLYLFGIQMLWS, encoded by the coding sequence ATGGATGTAAGTCTGGTGATGTCTAACATCTTGAGTCCCCCTGTCCTATTTTTCTTCCTCGGTATGTTGGCGATTTTGCTGAAGTCAGATCTAGAAATCCCTCAGCCTTTGCCCAAGCTTTTTTCCCTGTATCTTTTATTTGCGATCGGGTTTAAAGGTGGTAGCGAACTTGCCAAGAGTGGAGTTACCCAGGAAGTTTTGCTCACTCTGGTAGCAGCGATTCTGATGGCTTGTGCCGTTCCCGTGTACACGTTTTTCATCCTGAGACTCAAGCTGGATTTGTATAATGCCGCTGCGATCGCTGCCACCTACGGATCCATCAGCGCCGTTACATTTATTACTGCTAGTTCTTTTCTCACGGAACTGAGCATACCCTTTAGCGGTTATATGGTAGCTGCCCTGGCTTTGATGGAATCACCCGCAATTATTGTCGGTCTTTTGCTGGTTAAAGTATTTGCCAATAGTAAGCAAGAAAATGGCGAAGATGGCAAAGATAATGGTTTCTCGTGGTCAGAGGTGATGCAGGAGGCGTTCCTGAATAGCTCGGTTTTTCTGCTGGTCGGCAGCGTGATTATTGGAGCTTTAACTGGTCAAAAAGGTTGGAAAGTAGAGGAACCGTTTGTCCAGGGTATCTTTTATGGAGTCTTGACCTTCTTTTTACTCGATATGGGCTTGGTAGCAGCGAGGCGGATTAAAGACTTGAAACAGACGGGAGTATTTTTAATTAGTTTCTCCGTCCTGGTTCCGATCGCCAACGCCTTTATTGGTATCCTTTTAGCTAAAGTAATTGGCATGTCTCAAGGGAATGCCCTGCTGTTTTCCGTATTGTGTGCCAGTGCTTCCTATATCGCTGTACCTGCGGCGATGCGGATGACCTTGCCAGAGGCCAACCCCAGTCTTTACGTTACGGCTGCCCTAGCACTAACGTTCCCTTTCAACATTATTGTGGGCATTCCCCTGTACCTGTTTGGCATTCAAATGCTGTGGAGTTAA